Proteins from one Dromiciops gliroides isolate mDroGli1 chromosome 6, mDroGli1.pri, whole genome shotgun sequence genomic window:
- the LOC122732403 gene encoding malignant T-cell-amplified sequence 1 — MFKKFDEKENVSNCIQLKTSVIKGIKNQLLEQFPGIEPWLNQIMPKKDPVKIVRCHEHIEILTVNGELLFFRQREGPFYPTLRLLHKYPFILPQQRVDKGAIKFVLSGANIMCPGLTSPGARLYPAAADTVVAIMAEGKQHALCVGVMKMSAEDIERVNKGIGIENIHYLNDGLWHMKTYK; from the coding sequence ATGTTTAAGAAATTTGACGAGAAGGAGAACGTGTCCAACTGCATCCAGCTGAAGACGTCGGTCATCAAAGGCATCAAGAACCAGCTGCTGGAGCAGTTCCCGGGCATCGAGCCGTGGCTGAACCAGATCATGCCCAAGAAGGACCCGGTGAAGATCGTGCGCTGCCACGAGCACATCGAGATCCTGACGGTCAATGGGGAGCTGCTCTTCTTCCGGCAGCGGGAGGGGCCCTTCTACCCGACTCTGCGGCTGCTGCACAAGTACCCCTTCATCCTGCCGCAGCAGCGCGTGGACAAGGGCGCCATCAAGTTCGTGCTCAGCGGCGCCAACATCATGTGCCCCGGCCTGACTTCCCCGGGCGCGCGCCTCTACCCGGCCGCCGCAGACACGGTGGTGGCCATCATGGCCGAGGGCAAGCAGCACGCGCTCTGCGTGGGCGTCATGAAGATGTCGGCCGAGGACATCGAGCGGGTCAACAAGGGCATCGGCATCGAGAACATCCACTACCTGAACGACGGCCTCTGGCACATGAAGACCTACAAGTGA